Part of the Arachis hypogaea cultivar Tifrunner chromosome 6, arahy.Tifrunner.gnm2.J5K5, whole genome shotgun sequence genome, CCATTGAGATTGTTGAGTTGGTGAACTATTGATGTGATGGTTAAGTCTGTGTGAGGCTGCAATCCTGTTTCATCCTCATCGTTCTTGGGTGGCCTATATTCTTGGCATCGAAGCAGATAGTCGCTTGATTCTATCATCAATTTGCATCTTTCCATGTCCACTCCGTAGCTTTCAAACACCATCCTCTTTGCTATATGGTCTATTTCCCCCATTAGCTTTGCATACTCATTAATCCTTTCACTATATACATGCATTGCTTTTGTCACGGATATTAATCTTTAGATAGGACAATGcatttgaataattatatttctaaagcatctattttcttatattaatcttttatattatataaattttgatattatatcgTGAACTAATAACTTTTTTCAAAAGTTAAATTGATAGAAGGAAACATATAAAtagttagagtttaattttgatatatgcaTAGTGTAAAGTATTTTATATTGTTGTGTAATTATATTAGTTCTTTTGGATGACTATTTATGTGGTCAATGtgaaaagtagttatttttattgatatagtaTTATGTAATTGGAGATACAcatgtaaaactattttacaatgacattgcatcaaaattaaattcaaacaattatgtatctaacaaaaagaagaaagttagagagttattagaatttattattttctacTATTAATTAGCTATCAATATTTAAAAAGTGCGAGATAAAGTAAGTTGTTGGAtttctaaactaaaaaaattagattgaTGACTAAAAATACTGGCCAAAATCAATAAATTTTGAtgactttttaatatttttttattaaacatatcagatataattatttatatattttttttctataaacttAAGTTTTTTTTAGATAAACAATATCATAGACATCAAATAAAGAAGACCTATACAAAATTTacacaagtaataatatcaaGTATATTAGAATTTAAAGATATAGTCATTTAGTGCTTCTTCTTATctgtttattaaattttttaaataaataatatcagaTAAAAAAGACCTATATAAATTTAAGGAAATCCAAAAGATATAACAATTTAATTATCTCTTTATGAACTTAAATTTTTGATATAAATGAGATGAAAATGGTACATACCAGAAACGGTTATTGCCTTGAGGCCACATTATGTTTGCAAAGTGTTGGCAAGCAGGCATAGAGAAAGGGTCATCAATGCCCAAAGATTCATACAAGGGAATCCAGGATACTTGTCCCAAGTAACCATGAAAAAGCTTCTCACTCGTCTTCTGTGCTTTTGTTTCCACTGGCAGACCAAATAGTTCCTCCATTGCTGACACAACACACTTGCATAGCGACTCCCCAACCTTATCGAACCTCACCACAAAACAACCGTGCTCCTCCATCCCTGTCCTCGCCACACGGCACGCCGACACCCATGCCTCCGTGCCTGCCTTCATCTTTTCATCGCTCAAATCAATTACAGGAAATGGACACACTCTTGTTTGTGATCCCATTATTGTTTGATCAATAATGTTGTAGTTTCtgcttaattatatataataccaTCTTTAATTTGTATGATAATATTTTGGTCACTATCGATGTATGTTGACTTGGAGCAACATGATTATTATTAAATGTTATCTGTTCAATAATTTGTTAACACTCATCTTGTATGATCATATGCTTCTGAACAATTTAGCTGAATATATAATGTAGCATCACTTCACCAATAATTGAAATTAACATATACTTAATTACTCGTACTTGGTGCGTGCATTGATTTGATTGATTAACGGTATGgtccattttattattattgatgagGACCACAGTACTATGTTATGTCACAAATATACTGATTTAATTTGTGGAAGAATAAGTACAACTATATATTGATATGAGATCATACGTATTATGAAAATGAAACCATATGTTAATTAAGAGATTAAACTAAGCAACATATGGTTATTATTAGCCTTTGAATTGTGGAGTATAGATAACAAAATGAAGAGTATTAGAAGACAAATAAAAATACAGGTGAAAAAAGATAGTGTTTGGACATTGTGAACATGTGTTATGTATAAATCGAACTCTATAACATATGTTGTTGGAGATTATTTAGTGGCAATTGATGGAAAAGTAAGATGTTTATTAGAAAAGGATATTCAAGAAAAGATCATGAAAGAAGTTATGTTTGTATAGGATTTCAGGAGGTTGTGTAATTCCTATTTGAAGAAGCTAACATTAGGGAGAAAGATCTAACCGTGATGGTATCACAAAAGAATATGGCAGGCTGGATTAAAGGGTGTAATAGAACTAGTTGGAAAAagaaaaggatttttgaaaaatagagttaTGAGTACGAGAGAtatgttaaaataatttaaaaaaaaaggaaaaaatgggaAGCAATGGGCTGCGAAAGGAATATGTCAACATATGATCTAGGAGCTTGTGTAACAttcagaacttttgaaaaattttattatgaattaattttaatttatttatttattaaacattttatttttataaaaaaataattaaatcaaattttaataattaaaataaaaattttaattaattttttaattattaaataattttttatatttaaactataaaatttagtagtcataaaaaaataaaaattttatataatttaatttaaataattgagattttaaaattttaaaatttaatttttataatcgaagaaaattaattatattattattaatttaaattaaaatatttgattaaaagTCAATTAGCAAATTGATAATCAAACAACATTTTTAAAGTATgtttagtaattaaattaaatttttaattaatactctataccctaatttaattaaaattactaaattttaatttatccaaaaatttctatttttatatttttttcaaaaataaattttaattcacaaattaaaaatcctaatcctaacccTTTTACTATAATCACTCACCGCCACTCACCCTAACTCTAAATTCTCAGATCTTTTAGCTATATGGAAATCATGTGTAGCTTTTGAAATGGACTTCATTAACAGCCTTCTTGCACCATTGActtaattattatcattattattattgttatttgtaAATATAGGAGTACTCCATCCAGTCACATACACACACAAACGCACCCACATATAACACATACACAGAGATGGattaagagagaaaagaaagaaatgggAGGAGGGAgcgaagagaaagaaagaagagggaaggGGACGTGTGAAAGAGACAGTTCCAGTAGCAGTGTGCATGGCCTGACCTGACTCGAAGACTCGACTCGGTCCCAAACACTTTATGGGctattttggtgtgatttcatcgagtctatggtcgggtaagggtctcaaaaatagactcgatcattatttcgggtcgtgCCATAACTTGGATCACCTGAATTCGACCCGGTGGCTCGGTCATCAtgcacaattaatattttgtgttattagtgatggataatggctatttttatgtgaaatttattaagtattgtaaactttaatattttctGTTATTAGTGAAGGTTGTAGAAGGTTTAGAGAATGGGGgattgaatctatgaccttcttttatgTTGCTGAAATAACCCTTTTAAAATAAACTTGTAATaatctgaatctgtttgaactcaatagcaaaaaatttatgagataatttcattttatctcatgaatatcagaaaatagaacagagcagggaagagagaagctgacaccaaCATGTATCCTGATTCGGTTACCTTGTGCAATACAACCTACGCCTAGTTTCCACCCTAACAGtgatggaatttccactatagttaaagtattacatacaccaattccacaggattgacacaatcctttcacactcaagttctaacctaacttgacttggttatgctaatacctaactcttcctcttagtgctaacccaactaagaaaggggtacctcacaggtacaagatacaagacacagactcaacctaaagaaatctgaaataactctagacttttcactcatgtgtatctctctgcctttttcctctCTTAGGCTCTTTCAATAACTCTCTCATTCATCCTTTTACCtcaaaaaattacagaaagataaacattggaAAGTGAATTACAATctataaaacatgaaggagattgactcttcaacagcctctttgctatgtgataaaccagatttgctagtctctgattcagttcttcattctggcaaaatgctcctttgactaggaagtactatccaagtagatgaacttcttcagagagctcttctcagaacatacacctcaagaacactggttatctctccttagCTTCTGAATGATGAGAaatcttcttttgtatctccttgcatgttgctgagttGCTCTCTCCTAGGTCAACTCCTTGAGCTATGTGCTTTACCAACTCACCACATCACTTTTTCCAGTTAATCATCAAAATAGAAATTTTGATTCTGACCTTTTCttgttgaccgaaagccacaagACATCAAAAATAAACATTTTCAATGGTAAATTCAGATCTTAGCCATTAAAACACAACTTAGTCCCCAAGACACACTTATGACCGTGGATGCACagcagtgaagaacagagatTATCTTTCCCATATATTCCATTTTCGGACTGGCAGAGAgttgaaaagaggagaagaaagcaaTATGCATGCAATAGGAAATTAAATGTGTTACCTTTGACCTTTGCcttagcttgatttggtttgatatAATTGATTAGATCTCAACCTTTCTTGCTTaaccttctctttttttcttcttctgtgaatAGTTTAGGAACTAAGCTCTCTCTCACTTTTCTGATTTCTGACTATGAGGGAAAAAGTGAATGCTACTTTTGGTGAAAGCAAATGAGAGGGAATTTCTTGCTATCGGGCTTGGATTGGATCTTTTTATTTCAGTCCGTTGATTCCTTGCTTTGTTTTTCTTTGGGCTTTTATTGATTTGTAGCCCACcaacctttttttattttcattcaattGGTGGGCTGCTGTTATGTATTGATTTTTGGCCTGCAACACTTAATCACAAATAATTGAcattaattagataatttttcaaaaattatttttgtcatcattaattaatttagttaatttcttaactcaacaattagtcattataagactataagttaatgttttatgtttaaaatgcataagactttagactaatggcataatattgtgttatttgtattgatttaaaatttggtgttattagataatattagtattgattatggttatgctttaattttagagaagggttggttcttgttatatttttctaagtgaactttaccatgtcaaataatggttggagtcttgaaaatttggatattttcacatgttagtatacaagaaggtatcaagataatgtaatgttaacggttCGATTTTCACCCGATTtgtacccggtataattgtggcccaaaAGTGTATAGGTTTTATTGTGTCTATGGCCGGATTCGGGTCAAACAAATAGACCCGATATATATTTCAGACTggatctgggtcacatcaaacccgattTTACTCGACCTACGAACACCCCCAGTTCCTAGATGGAGAAGAGTGTCGCACGAGAGAGGGGAAGAAGCTGCCAGTTGCCGTCGTCATTGGGTCCTTGTTCCTCGCCGCCGAAGGAGTTGCTCCCATCCATGATTGTCGCTATCGTTCGAGCCGCTGTGGCCAGAGAAGCCcgaggagggagggagggagggagggagggagggagagagagagagagagagagagagagagagagagagagagagagagagagagagagccacTTGCGACGCTGCCAGAGCTCCTATCATTGTCAAAAGCTGCTATTTGACCTACTTACTGTATTTGCATCCTATCtgtatttttcttgtttgtattGTATGAGTGTGCAACTAAGAGATCTCTCATGCTAGTGGTGGTGAAACTGAGGATTGTTTTCCTGATATGACGATTGGATTCTTGATTTGGTTGAGTTGCTTGAGTTGGGGGTTGTGATTGGTTTCTAATGAGgtattagtaaagtatgaaaaatcaagctggttcagcatagacttaataaaCCTATGCGTgaaacaggttggtcattcatacagtttAGGAAACTGATTACAATTTTCTTacaagaaaagaaaggttttggatttctgaaaatatttgatgagtttgaaaaactctaatttaatttgttgatgaacaaacattattaaaaataattaattacaaaattattaatttgatcttaattcatacttgcttaattaataattttgtgtgtGCAGATTTGCTATTGGGCTGAAATGAAAAGAAGAGATCCTAAgcccaataaaatcaaaatttagcCTTATGCAATTTTGTCAAATGAATGTTGACTGGAATATTTATTAGCTGGGCCAGATTGAATTTTGTTGCTACAAGCCCAATTATAATCCTTGCTAAGTGATCCTATGCTTGGTCCGAACCAATTGAAAAGGAAAGCaaatatttttattgctttatgtctCCAACAGATCTCAAGCTTCACCAAGTGATGGAATCTAAATTTCATTAAAGTGAAGCTAATAAATGCATTGGAACTATGAGAGAGATTGTCATT contains:
- the LOC112695973 gene encoding probable 2-oxoglutarate-dependent dioxygenase AOP1, whose protein sequence is MGSQTRVCPFPVIDLSDEKMKAGTEAWVSACRVARTGMEEHGCFVVRFDKVGESLCKCVVSAMEELFGLPVETKAQKTSEKLFHGYLGQVSWIPLYESLGIDDPFSMPACQHFANIMWPQGNNRFCERINEYAKLMGEIDHIAKRMVFESYGVDMERCKLMIESSDYLLRCQEYRPPKNDEDETGLQPHTDLTITSIVHQLNNLNGLEIKASDGIWRGVDASPSSFVVMAGDAFKVWSNGRIRPCEHRVTVSSHVKNLRYSTGLFSFCSNTFEIPQELVNQQHPLRYKTTFHHYDYLHFFDESKIKDLDTRIQAYCGISSNHE